From Meriones unguiculatus strain TT.TT164.6M chromosome 13 unlocalized genomic scaffold, Bangor_MerUng_6.1 Chr13_unordered_Scaffold_47, whole genome shotgun sequence, the proteins below share one genomic window:
- the LOC132651347 gene encoding zinc finger protein 394-like — protein sequence MTHFRPGLFFSRWRAGRGSELWWLCFGGDGAREPCFPGISSGSRGPGGSVGGGLRGGAGVESRSGGGREGPRGRFGRLRSGDVSGPEEALSRRRELCRRWPRPERRSKEQMLELLVLEQFLSLLPRRLRHRRPESGEEAAAWARSLHPASPQGTPTFKAEAECPTQGEWQQLAVDPQNGSCKESAED from the exons ATGACGCACTTCCGGCCTGGTTTGTTTTTCTCCCGCTGGCGCGCTGGCCGGGGTAGTGAGCTGTGGTGGCTGTGCTTTGGAGGAGACGGTGCCCGTGAGCCCTGCTTTCCGGGAATCTCATCGGGGTCTCGGGGCCCCGGAGGCAGCGTTGGCGGCGGCCTGCGCGGTGGTGCTGGCGTTGAAAGCAGAagcggaggaggaagagaaggacccCGGGGACGCTTCGGGCGGCTGCGCTCCGGGGACGTGTCCGGCCCGGAGGAGGCGCTGAGCCGCCGGCGGGAGCTGTGCCGCCGCTGGCCGCGGCCCGAGCGGCGCTCCAAGGAGCAGATGCTGGAGCTGCTGGTCCTCGAGCAGTTCCTCAGCCTCCTCCCGCGCCGGCTGCGCCACCGGCGCCCCGAGAGCGGGGAGGAGGCGGCGGCCTGGGCGCGCTCCCTGCATCCGGCCTCCCCGCAG GGCACCCCGACTTTCAAGGCCGAGGCTGAATGTCCAACCCAGGGAGAATGGCAGCAGCTGGCTGTGGATCCCCAGAACGGCTCGTGCAAAGAGAGCGCGGAGGACTAA